The following coding sequences lie in one Rutidosis leptorrhynchoides isolate AG116_Rl617_1_P2 chromosome 4, CSIRO_AGI_Rlap_v1, whole genome shotgun sequence genomic window:
- the LOC139840793 gene encoding uncharacterized protein, which produces MSGGVEPIALTSSKPSLNLHQNTTTTNLFSFQNLNAIALIIILASSGMVGVQDLSFVLLSFFYIFFFMSKLAFPPLSTTPDPPIFGAHTRLLIAYVSLGAIIGILLPVGYIVHGVLQGDKEGIKAAAPHVFLLASQIVMESVSFNGGYSLPIRVLVPVVYNSMRMYAILDWVKSEIMKRNEMGNDGISDKRLVVGISLAVVNLGFWGFNLFGFLLPFYLPKAFKKYYAFTDNDDKQS; this is translated from the coding sequence ATGTCAGGTGGTGTAGAACCCATAGCTCTAACAAGCTCAAAACCATCACTTAATCTTCACCAAAACACCACAACAACTAACCTCTTTTCATTTCAAAACCTGAACGCAATCGCACTCATAATCATCCTAGCTTCATCAGGCATGGTTGGggttcaagatctttcatttgttCTCCTTTCCTTTTTCTACATCTTCTTCTTCATGTCCAAACTCGCTTTCCCTCCCCTCTCCACCACCCCGGACCCACCGATATTCGGGGCCCACACCCGTCTTCTAATCGCCTACGTGTCACTCGGCGCAATCATCGGAATCTTACTCCCAGTTGGGTACATAGTTCACGGCGTTTTACAAGGTGATAAAGAAGGTATAAAAGCAGCTGCACCACATGTGTTTTTATTGGCTAGTCAAATAGTTATGGAAAGTGTTAGCTTTAATGGTGGGTATTCGTTACCCATTCGGGTCTTGGTTCCGGTTGTTTATAACAGTATGAGAATGTATGCGATTTTGGATTGGGTTAAGAGTGAGATTATGAAACGAAATGAAATGGGTAATGATGGGATTAGTGATAAAAGGTTGGTTGTGGGAATTAGTCTTGCTGTAGTTAATTTGGGGTTTTGGGGGTTTAATCTTTTTGGGTTTCTGTTGCCTTTTTATTTGCCTAAAGCTTTTAAGAAATATTATGCTTTTACTGATAATGATGATAAGCAATCTTAA
- the LOC139841177 gene encoding uncharacterized protein isoform X2 produces MSSRSSWSNSRKSRKAEVPGSSIVMNITANLRKSAFLSLPQVYVKAGSALVDIIQDRPTRLPITSQELFSILDDASEGTFLCAGTAESLQKYVFDGEAGKIGLEMKNLIACTSFLVEQKLVKACLVDKDAEALRCQKLLFEEEEAAQKRQAELLERKRQRKLRQKEQRIRDQLKVDAYPASTEASSPQSSIEVDSSTPDENLSLPVEPTKLSNSENNIDIEAQGGSTSDHSDYAIRQKPEYQMVHKNGFKHYVARWQPSNSVKSRRNNYHVDHSLKRVHAHKQREQRGVGGSKVWTKKPKSENGGGGIERLRVHNDAINQTDQNNGQLMIGSISVTLRNSLGEPHKVNSLVVIQENGDTCQLAETTSREVLATMSNHDSCELNVNDENANNSCSQMEDKEKQERVPISVHDAKAFLAQRWKEAASGEHVMLLLSSCEPPIRPDAHNNHYPSERVILGNAENRLVNTGVVISHTHGNGNGNVKPQFRTKPEKGMKIKYIPKQRPTN; encoded by the exons atgtcaagtagATCAAGCTGGTCAAATTCGAGGAAGTCACGCAAAGCG GAAGTTCCAGGCTCATCCATAGTTATGAATATTACAGCAAATCTCAGGAAATCAGCTTTTCTATCTCTTCCACAAGTTTATGTGAAGGCCGGTTCGGCTCTTGTG GATATTATCCAAGATAGACCTACAAGGCTTCCAATTACTTCCCAGGAATTGTTTAGCATACTAGATGATGCCAGTGAGGGAACGTTTCTATGTGCTGGAACTGCTGAATCATTGCAAAAATATGTTTTTGATGGGGAAGCCGGGAAGATCGGTCTTGAGATGAAAAACTTAATTGCTTGTACCAGCTTTCTTGTTGAACAGAAATTG GTAAAGGCATGCCTTGTAGACAAAGATGCTGAAGCATTAAGATGCCAGAAGTTGCTTTTCGAAGAGGAGGAAGCTGCTCAGAAAAG GCAAGCTGAGTTGTTGGAAAGAAAAAGACAACGAAAGCTTCGGCAAAAGGAACAAAGAATACGGGACCAGCTAAAGGTAGATGCTTATCCCGCTTCAACCGAAGCTTCGAGTCCTCAGTCATCTATCGAGGTTGATTCTTCTACACCGGACGAAAATTTATCCCTGCCTGTGGAGCCCACTAAACTATCAAACAGTGAGAACAACATTGATATTGAAGCTCAAGGTGGGTCCACCAGTGATCATTCAGATTACGCTATTAGACAGAAACCCGAGTACCAAATGGTTCATAAGAATGGTTTTAAGCATTATGTGGCTCGATGGCAGCCGTCAAATTCAGTAAAAAGTAGACGAAACAATTATCATGTGGATCATAGTCTGAAACGGGTACATGCACACAAGCAGAGGGAACAAAGGGGGGTTGGTGGTAGTAAAGTATGGACCAAAAAACCTAAATCTGAAAACGGTGGTGGTGGAATTGAAAGGTTGAGAGTACATAACGATGCGATTAATCAAACGGATCAGAACAATGGTCAGTTGATGATTGGTTCCATATCTGTGACGTTGCGAAACAGTTTAGGTGAGCCACATAAGGTCAATAGTCTCGTTGTAATTCAAGAAAATGGTGACACGTGTCAGCTGGCTGAGACCACCAGTAGGGAAGTATTGGCTACCATGAGCAATCATGATTCGTGCGAGTTGAATGTAAATGACGAGAATGCAAATAATTCTTGTTCACAAATGGAAGATAAGGAGAAGCAAGAGCGAGTTCCAATTTCTGTTCATGATGCAAAAGCGTTCCTCGCACAAA GATGGAAAGAGGCAGCCTCGGGGGAACATGTAATGTTGCTTCTATCTTCATGCGAACCGCCTATTCGGCCTGATGCACATAACAATCATTATCCATCGGAGCGTGTCATTCTTGGTAACGCAGAGAATCGATTGGTAAACACAGGTGTGGTCATATCGCATACAcatggaaatggaaatggaaatgttAAACCTCAATTTAGAACGAAACCTGAGAAAGGAATGAAGATAAAGTATATTCCGAAACAAAGACCCACTAATTAG
- the LOC139841177 gene encoding uncharacterized protein isoform X1, translating to MPLAKLLGASTQDTMKVDEGNDSLDTFIRQAVGKEPLFSLSRTSDNPVQWIQFLHQLDQQDIPGWPLLAPKVQMHKCDKCAREFCSPMNYRRHTRVHRRSLKFHKDPQNYRDLLGAFWDKLSYDETKELMSFKDVKLEEVPGSSIVMNITANLRKSAFLSLPQVYVKAGSALVDIIQDRPTRLPITSQELFSILDDASEGTFLCAGTAESLQKYVFDGEAGKIGLEMKNLIACTSFLVEQKLVKACLVDKDAEALRCQKLLFEEEEAAQKRQAELLERKRQRKLRQKEQRIRDQLKVDAYPASTEASSPQSSIEVDSSTPDENLSLPVEPTKLSNSENNIDIEAQGGSTSDHSDYAIRQKPEYQMVHKNGFKHYVARWQPSNSVKSRRNNYHVDHSLKRVHAHKQREQRGVGGSKVWTKKPKSENGGGGIERLRVHNDAINQTDQNNGQLMIGSISVTLRNSLGEPHKVNSLVVIQENGDTCQLAETTSREVLATMSNHDSCELNVNDENANNSCSQMEDKEKQERVPISVHDAKAFLAQRWKEAASGEHVMLLLSSCEPPIRPDAHNNHYPSERVILGNAENRLVNTGVVISHTHGNGNGNVKPQFRTKPEKGMKIKYIPKQRPTN from the exons ATGCCTCTAGCAAAACTTTTAGGTGCCAGTACTCAAGACACAATGAAAGTAGACGAAGGAAATGATTCGTTGGATACTTTTATTCGACAAGCAGTTGGTAAGGAACCCTTGTTTTCGCTCTCAAGAACAAGTGACAATCCTGTGCAGTGGATACAGTTTCTTCATCAGCTGGATCAACAAG ATATCCCAGGTTGGCCCCTGCTTGCTCCGAAAGTTCAGATGCATAAATGCGATAAGTGTGCTCGTGAGTTCTGTTCGCCTATGAACTATCGGAGACATACACGGGTGCATCGCCGATCTCTGAAATTTCATAAG GATCCTCAAAATTATCGTGATTTACTAGGTGCATTTTGGGATAAG CTCTCATATGATGAAACTAAGGAATTAATGTCTTTTAAGGATGTTAAACTGGAG GAAGTTCCAGGCTCATCCATAGTTATGAATATTACAGCAAATCTCAGGAAATCAGCTTTTCTATCTCTTCCACAAGTTTATGTGAAGGCCGGTTCGGCTCTTGTG GATATTATCCAAGATAGACCTACAAGGCTTCCAATTACTTCCCAGGAATTGTTTAGCATACTAGATGATGCCAGTGAGGGAACGTTTCTATGTGCTGGAACTGCTGAATCATTGCAAAAATATGTTTTTGATGGGGAAGCCGGGAAGATCGGTCTTGAGATGAAAAACTTAATTGCTTGTACCAGCTTTCTTGTTGAACAGAAATTG GTAAAGGCATGCCTTGTAGACAAAGATGCTGAAGCATTAAGATGCCAGAAGTTGCTTTTCGAAGAGGAGGAAGCTGCTCAGAAAAG GCAAGCTGAGTTGTTGGAAAGAAAAAGACAACGAAAGCTTCGGCAAAAGGAACAAAGAATACGGGACCAGCTAAAGGTAGATGCTTATCCCGCTTCAACCGAAGCTTCGAGTCCTCAGTCATCTATCGAGGTTGATTCTTCTACACCGGACGAAAATTTATCCCTGCCTGTGGAGCCCACTAAACTATCAAACAGTGAGAACAACATTGATATTGAAGCTCAAGGTGGGTCCACCAGTGATCATTCAGATTACGCTATTAGACAGAAACCCGAGTACCAAATGGTTCATAAGAATGGTTTTAAGCATTATGTGGCTCGATGGCAGCCGTCAAATTCAGTAAAAAGTAGACGAAACAATTATCATGTGGATCATAGTCTGAAACGGGTACATGCACACAAGCAGAGGGAACAAAGGGGGGTTGGTGGTAGTAAAGTATGGACCAAAAAACCTAAATCTGAAAACGGTGGTGGTGGAATTGAAAGGTTGAGAGTACATAACGATGCGATTAATCAAACGGATCAGAACAATGGTCAGTTGATGATTGGTTCCATATCTGTGACGTTGCGAAACAGTTTAGGTGAGCCACATAAGGTCAATAGTCTCGTTGTAATTCAAGAAAATGGTGACACGTGTCAGCTGGCTGAGACCACCAGTAGGGAAGTATTGGCTACCATGAGCAATCATGATTCGTGCGAGTTGAATGTAAATGACGAGAATGCAAATAATTCTTGTTCACAAATGGAAGATAAGGAGAAGCAAGAGCGAGTTCCAATTTCTGTTCATGATGCAAAAGCGTTCCTCGCACAAA GATGGAAAGAGGCAGCCTCGGGGGAACATGTAATGTTGCTTCTATCTTCATGCGAACCGCCTATTCGGCCTGATGCACATAACAATCATTATCCATCGGAGCGTGTCATTCTTGGTAACGCAGAGAATCGATTGGTAAACACAGGTGTGGTCATATCGCATACAcatggaaatggaaatggaaatgttAAACCTCAATTTAGAACGAAACCTGAGAAAGGAATGAAGATAAAGTATATTCCGAAACAAAGACCCACTAATTAG